Proteins from a single region of Cytophagaceae bacterium:
- a CDS encoding acyl-CoA dehydrogenase, which translates to MENQILPTIQLTEEHLAVKEAARDFAQNELLPGVIDRDIESKFPKEMVKKMAEMGFMGMMVPTEYGGSGMDTLSYVLAMEEISKVDASAGVIMSVNNSLVCYGLLKYGTEEQKQKYLIPLASGQKLGAFCLSEPEAGSDATSQHTLAEDKGDFYLVNGTKNWITNGNSSDICLVIAQTHPELKHKGINCLIIEKGVQGFEIGKKEDKMGIRASDTHSLMFNDAKVPKNQRIGEDGFGFKFAMKTLNGGRIGIAAQALGIAAGAFEFALKYSKERKTFGRPISDHQAIQFKLAEMHTKIQAARLLVYKAACDKDQGLDYVESAAMAKLYASEVAMWVTTEAVQIHGGYGYVREFHVERLMRDAKITQIYEGTSEIQKLVIAREILK; encoded by the coding sequence ATGGAAAATCAGATTTTACCAACGATTCAACTTACAGAAGAGCACCTTGCAGTAAAAGAAGCAGCCAGGGATTTTGCACAAAACGAACTACTTCCAGGCGTAATCGACCGGGATATTGAGTCCAAATTCCCTAAAGAAATGGTCAAAAAAATGGCCGAGATGGGTTTTATGGGCATGATGGTGCCTACAGAATACGGCGGAAGTGGCATGGACACGCTCAGTTACGTACTCGCAATGGAAGAAATCAGCAAAGTTGACGCATCGGCAGGAGTAATTATGTCTGTTAACAACTCATTGGTTTGTTATGGCCTGTTAAAATATGGTACTGAAGAACAAAAACAAAAGTATCTTATACCTTTGGCTAGTGGTCAAAAATTGGGGGCTTTTTGTCTTTCTGAGCCAGAGGCGGGTTCCGACGCCACTTCACAGCACACCCTGGCCGAAGATAAAGGTGATTTTTATCTGGTAAATGGAACTAAAAACTGGATAACCAACGGCAACAGTTCCGATATCTGTCTGGTAATAGCTCAAACTCATCCAGAATTAAAACATAAAGGTATTAATTGCCTGATAATTGAAAAGGGCGTTCAGGGTTTTGAAATTGGAAAGAAAGAAGACAAAATGGGAATCAGGGCTTCTGACACGCATTCATTGATGTTTAATGATGCAAAAGTCCCTAAAAATCAACGAATTGGAGAAGATGGATTTGGTTTTAAATTTGCCATGAAAACTTTGAATGGGGGAAGGATTGGTATTGCGGCTCAAGCTCTGGGTATTGCAGCAGGTGCTTTTGAGTTTGCCTTAAAATATTCAAAAGAAAGGAAAACCTTCGGAAGGCCTATCTCTGATCATCAGGCGATTCAGTTTAAACTTGCCGAAATGCATACCAAAATTCAGGCTGCAAGACTATTGGTTTACAAAGCAGCATGTGACAAAGACCAGGGACTTGACTATGTGGAATCAGCGGCTATGGCCAAACTTTATGCATCAGAGGTCGCAATGTGGGTAACAACTGAGGCCGTACAAATCCACGGTGGATATGGGTACGTAAGGGAGTTTCATGTTGAAAGATTAATGAGAGATGCAAAAATTACTCAGATTTATGAAGGCACATCAGAAATTCAGAAGCTGGTAATTGCCAGAGAAATATTGAAATAA
- a CDS encoding polyprenol monophosphomannose synthase — MKNLVIIPTYNEIENIEAIIRKVFHLSEIFHVLVVDDGSPDGTAEKVKELMGEFPNMLFIQERKGKLGLGTAYIHGFKWALEHNFDYIYEMDADFSHNPDDLVRLFYACRDERNDVAIGSRYIKGVNVVNWPMGRVLMSYFAGVYVRFVTRMPIMDPTGGFICYSREVLQTIPLNKIRFVGYAFQIEMKFNAYLFGFKIKEVPIIFTDRTLGQSKMSSKIFKEAVFGVVMMKIWSLFKSFKRK, encoded by the coding sequence ATGAAAAACCTGGTAATTATCCCCACATACAACGAGATTGAGAATATTGAGGCAATAATCCGTAAGGTTTTTCATTTGTCAGAAATATTTCATGTTTTAGTGGTTGACGACGGTTCGCCCGATGGTACTGCCGAAAAGGTAAAAGAGTTGATGGGAGAATTTCCCAATATGCTTTTTATTCAAGAAAGAAAAGGTAAACTGGGATTAGGCACAGCATATATCCATGGATTCAAGTGGGCTTTGGAGCACAATTTTGATTACATCTACGAAATGGATGCCGACTTTTCACACAATCCCGATGATCTTGTAAGATTGTTTTATGCCTGTCGCGACGAACGAAACGACGTGGCTATTGGATCAAGGTATATTAAGGGTGTAAATGTAGTCAACTGGCCGATGGGACGTGTGCTGATGTCTTATTTTGCTGGTGTATATGTCAGATTTGTTACCCGAATGCCTATCATGGACCCCACTGGAGGGTTTATTTGTTATTCCAGAGAAGTACTGCAAACTATTCCATTGAACAAAATCCGGTTTGTGGGTTATGCATTTCAGATCGAGATGAAATTTAACGCTTATCTTTTTGGATTTAAGATAAAAGAAGTGCCCATTATTTTCACCGATCGTACTCTTGGACAATCAAAAATGTCATCCAAGATATTTAAAGAGGCTGTTTTTGGGGTAGTTATGATGAAAATCTGGAGCCTTTTCAAAAGCTTTAAAAGGAAATAA
- a CDS encoding ATP-binding cassette domain-containing protein, translated as MLQLTNLYIVKNDYEILKEINLELFPGQNWLVVGESGSGKSTLLDVLGSKVFPTKGKFEKDSGIKIVPVGRDYSFHKIVGQAYQYYQQRYNSQDAEVGPSVRETLQNQVVPLGTVDLESVELNPPKYETDWLNEIAKKMHIKHLLDRKLTSLSNGETRRTLIAYALLQKPDVLLLDNPFTGLDIESRATLKTILGNLKNTQVVLAANPADFPENFENIIWLDAGKIKFEGLLSRFSANEYIQKKDIKIPEGIYDLHNTTENFDFVIKLVSGKVKYGEKIVLDQINWEVKKGDKWALTGPNGSGKSSLLSLINADNPQGYQNELYLFDKRRGTGESIWELKQKIGFVSPELQQYFNKQTLVWKVVASGFFDAAGLFRKISGEQSTLVDTYLNLMGIGHLKDRPLQQLSNGQQRLVFLARALVKNPPLLILDEPCQGLDYNQMVFFRELLNEICVRLEKTLIFVTHYEDEIPACVNKRLKLDNGKVINL; from the coding sequence ATGCTTCAGCTGACCAATCTTTATATTGTAAAAAATGATTACGAAATTTTAAAAGAGATAAATCTTGAACTTTTTCCAGGACAAAACTGGCTGGTGGTTGGTGAAAGTGGAAGCGGAAAAAGCACCTTGTTAGATGTGCTTGGCTCAAAAGTTTTTCCTACCAAAGGAAAATTTGAAAAAGATTCTGGAATAAAAATAGTGCCGGTCGGAAGAGATTATAGCTTTCACAAAATTGTGGGACAGGCGTACCAATATTATCAGCAAAGATATAATTCTCAGGATGCAGAAGTTGGGCCTTCAGTTAGAGAAACGTTGCAAAATCAGGTGGTACCCCTTGGCACGGTTGATTTGGAATCAGTAGAGCTAAACCCGCCAAAATACGAAACGGACTGGCTGAATGAGATAGCAAAAAAAATGCATATCAAACATTTATTGGACCGCAAACTCACTTCCCTATCCAACGGAGAAACCCGTCGAACGCTAATTGCCTACGCTTTATTACAAAAACCTGATGTCTTATTGCTCGACAACCCTTTTACTGGTCTTGATATTGAAAGCCGGGCTACATTAAAAACGATTTTAGGAAATCTGAAAAACACCCAGGTTGTATTGGCAGCAAACCCAGCTGATTTCCCTGAAAATTTTGAAAATATCATTTGGTTGGATGCCGGAAAGATAAAGTTCGAGGGATTATTATCCCGTTTTTCAGCAAATGAATATATTCAAAAAAAGGATATAAAAATTCCTGAGGGTATATATGATTTACACAACACAACAGAGAATTTTGATTTTGTAATTAAGTTGGTTTCAGGAAAAGTAAAATATGGCGAAAAAATCGTACTTGATCAAATAAATTGGGAAGTAAAAAAAGGAGATAAATGGGCTTTAACAGGGCCAAATGGTTCAGGTAAAAGTTCGCTCTTAAGTTTAATCAATGCGGATAATCCTCAAGGCTATCAAAATGAATTATATCTTTTTGATAAAAGAAGAGGAACCGGTGAAAGCATATGGGAATTAAAGCAGAAAATAGGATTTGTTTCTCCCGAACTACAGCAATATTTCAACAAACAAACGCTGGTTTGGAAAGTAGTTGCCTCCGGATTTTTCGATGCTGCAGGCTTGTTTAGAAAAATATCCGGTGAGCAATCTACCCTTGTGGATACTTACCTGAATCTCATGGGAATTGGTCATCTAAAGGATCGTCCGCTACAACAATTATCAAATGGCCAGCAGAGATTGGTTTTTTTGGCCAGAGCATTGGTTAAAAACCCTCCCCTACTGATCCTCGATGAACCATGTCAGGGGCTGGACTATAATCAAATGGTATTTTTCAGGGAGTTACTCAATGAGATATGTGTCCGCCTCGAAAAAACCCTGATTTTCGTAACCCATTATGAAGATGAAATCCCTGCATGTGTGAACAAAAGATTGAAATTAGACAATGGGAAAGTGATAAACCTTTGA
- a CDS encoding N-acetylornithine carbamoyltransferase, translated as MKHFINLNDVSDVKELVLEGLYQKANPLANQNLGKNKTIGLIFFNSSLRTRISTQKAAINLGMDVIVMNVGSDSWQLEFEDGVIMDQGKAEHIKEAAAVLGQYCDVIGVRAFAEFKSRDDDYREIVLESFRKYAGVPIVNLESATRHPCQSLADLITIEELKTRTRPKVVLTWVPHFKALPHAVANSFAEWVNETDYDFVITHPEGYDLASEFVKNARVTNNQEEAFADADFIYAKNWSSYNQYGQVLSQDPEWRITPEKMALTHNANFMHCLPVRRGLKVADEVLDSPQSAVIQQAGNRVWSVQAALKKILEAL; from the coding sequence ATGAAGCATTTTATTAACCTCAACGACGTAAGTGATGTAAAAGAATTGGTATTGGAAGGGCTATATCAAAAAGCCAACCCTCTGGCCAATCAAAATTTAGGGAAAAACAAAACCATAGGTTTGATTTTCTTTAACAGCAGTTTGCGAACACGTATAAGTACCCAAAAGGCCGCCATTAACCTGGGAATGGATGTAATTGTGATGAACGTGGGTTCTGATAGCTGGCAATTGGAATTTGAAGATGGGGTAATAATGGATCAGGGCAAAGCTGAACATATCAAAGAAGCCGCTGCAGTTTTAGGTCAATATTGTGATGTAATTGGTGTGAGGGCGTTTGCCGAATTTAAGAGCAGGGATGACGATTATCGGGAAATAGTTTTGGAAAGTTTCAGGAAATATGCCGGTGTGCCTATTGTAAACCTTGAGTCCGCTACGAGACACCCTTGTCAGTCGTTGGCTGACTTAATTACGATTGAAGAACTAAAAACCCGCACCAGACCCAAAGTGGTGCTTACCTGGGTGCCTCATTTCAAAGCCTTGCCACATGCAGTTGCAAATTCTTTTGCTGAATGGGTTAACGAAACCGACTACGATTTTGTGATTACACATCCCGAAGGTTACGATCTCGCCTCTGAATTTGTCAAAAATGCGAGGGTTACTAACAATCAGGAAGAAGCTTTTGCCGATGCCGATTTTATTTATGCAAAAAACTGGTCATCGTACAACCAATATGGACAAGTTTTGTCGCAAGATCCAGAGTGGAGAATCACTCCTGAAAAAATGGCACTCACGCATAACGCTAACTTTATGCACTGTTTGCCTGTAAGGCGTGGATTGAAAGTCGCAGACGAGGTTCTGGACTCACCCCAATCGGCCGTAATTCAGCAAGCCGGGAATAGGGTGTGGTCGGTGCAGGCTGCATTAAAAAAGATTTTGGAAGCCCTTTAA
- the nadC gene encoding carboxylating nicotinate-nucleotide diphosphorylase, which yields MEISEKELRDFIKNALHEDVRDGDHTSASTIPENASGKAKLLVKDDGIVAGVELAKLIFDEVDHDLKVEILIKDGEEIKKGDIVLYVTGRDRSILTAERLVLNCMQRMSGIATVTHEMVEKLKGTQCKVLDTRKTTPGFRLLEKWAVKIGGGVNHRFGLFDMILIKDNHVDYAGGVKNALFASQKYLKEKNLTLPIEIEVRNLDELAEVLEVGGVIRIMLDNFSFENIKEALKMIDGRFPVEASGGINPDTIREYAETGVDYVSMGYLTHSVKSLDLSLKAVK from the coding sequence ATGGAAATTTCAGAAAAAGAACTGCGTGACTTTATAAAAAATGCATTGCATGAGGACGTTCGTGATGGTGATCATACCTCTGCATCTACGATTCCTGAAAATGCCTCAGGAAAAGCAAAATTGCTGGTAAAAGACGATGGAATTGTAGCGGGAGTAGAGCTTGCCAAATTGATATTTGACGAAGTTGACCACGATTTGAAAGTAGAAATACTCATTAAAGATGGCGAAGAAATTAAAAAAGGGGATATAGTTTTGTATGTTACCGGTCGTGACCGTTCTATTCTGACCGCCGAGCGGCTGGTACTTAATTGTATGCAACGCATGAGCGGAATAGCAACCGTAACGCACGAAATGGTTGAGAAGCTAAAGGGTACTCAATGCAAAGTTTTGGACACCAGAAAAACTACACCTGGTTTTAGATTATTGGAAAAATGGGCTGTTAAAATTGGGGGAGGGGTAAACCATCGTTTCGGCCTTTTTGATATGATTTTAATAAAAGACAACCATGTAGATTATGCCGGAGGGGTAAAAAATGCACTTTTTGCCTCCCAGAAATATTTGAAAGAAAAAAACCTTACCTTACCAATTGAAATTGAAGTTCGAAACCTGGACGAACTGGCCGAAGTTCTTGAGGTAGGAGGGGTAATAAGAATAATGCTCGATAATTTTTCTTTTGAAAACATAAAAGAAGCCCTTAAAATGATTGATGGAAGATTCCCTGTCGAGGCTTCAGGCGGAATCAACCCCGACACCATAAGAGAATATGCCGAAACCGGTGTAGATTATGTTTCGATGGGTTATCTTACCCATTCCGTAAAAAGCCTTGATCTAAGTTTAAAAGCAGTAAAGTAA
- a CDS encoding helix-turn-helix transcriptional regulator: protein MEDYNKIIESLGVKFGKARHINILQPIRIKNFYDVENTLLVLYNGDVQIEGVDGKIEAGDILFIPGGKAATITYGVGEPKPITYEEFMTKREHYFEAMTDPSEIGIVKNSFGLIAFEAKVFDSVNFFTSLDIPPFFIYKDSKLASLIKDILIEDFTDEAGRGRVIANKTEEAVIEVIRYILRNRMFVEQLATNSTYFKDPRLIDIFTYIKNNISGDLSNKQLANVANVSEDYVGQYFKMLTGINPQDYIEYQRMEEAVNLLRTSKKSIRAIGGEVGYKDTAYFCRRFKMMFGIPAGKMRRRESLMIGN, encoded by the coding sequence ATGGAAGACTATAATAAAATCATTGAATCTTTAGGGGTGAAGTTTGGAAAAGCTCGCCATATTAATATTTTACAACCCATTAGAATCAAAAATTTCTACGATGTAGAAAATACGCTTTTGGTTCTTTATAATGGAGATGTTCAGATAGAAGGTGTAGATGGAAAAATAGAAGCCGGTGACATACTTTTTATTCCCGGAGGAAAGGCAGCAACTATTACCTATGGTGTGGGCGAACCCAAACCCATCACTTATGAAGAGTTTATGACCAAAAGAGAACACTATTTTGAAGCCATGACTGATCCTTCGGAAATTGGTATTGTAAAAAACTCTTTCGGTTTAATCGCATTTGAAGCAAAAGTTTTTGACTCAGTCAACTTCTTTACTTCCCTTGACATCCCTCCTTTCTTTATTTACAAAGATTCAAAGCTTGCGTCGCTTATCAAAGATATTTTAATTGAAGATTTTACCGACGAAGCCGGAAGAGGAAGGGTGATTGCCAACAAAACTGAAGAAGCAGTAATTGAAGTCATCAGATATATCTTAAGAAACAGGATGTTTGTAGAGCAGTTGGCTACCAACAGCACCTACTTCAAAGATCCAAGATTGATTGACATCTTTACTTATATCAAAAACAATATTTCGGGTGACTTGTCAAACAAACAACTCGCCAATGTTGCCAACGTATCTGAAGATTATGTAGGGCAATATTTCAAAATGTTGACAGGTATCAATCCGCAGGATTATATAGAATACCAGAGAATGGAAGAAGCCGTGAATCTGCTTCGTACTTCGAAAAAAAGTATCAGGGCCATAGGTGGTGAAGTTGGATACAAAGACACTGCTTATTTCTGCCGCAGATTTAAAATGATGTTTGGTATTCCTGCCGGTAAAATGAGAAGACGTGAGTCTCTGATGATAGGAAACTAA
- a CDS encoding NeuD/PglB/VioB family sugar acetyltransferase, translated as MENPVVIFGAGNIGRLALDIFNSNEVLVYGFLDENSKLHGTEISETVILGDPNDDGFLKIIGNKTKAFVAFETKTHKEKTVKMLLDRRKTMPVNAIHARAIVSEDSEIGHGILIGPGAIINQGVKLGSHSVIHSGAIVDVKATVGEYVEIGPGAVISSDVTLENGAFVGAGATIVSGIKIGKNARVGAGSLVIEDVKDKTTVFGNPAKSID; from the coding sequence ATGGAAAATCCGGTAGTAATTTTTGGAGCAGGAAACATTGGAAGACTGGCACTAGATATATTCAATAGCAACGAAGTCTTGGTGTATGGATTTCTTGACGAAAACTCAAAACTCCACGGCACTGAAATTTCAGAGACTGTGATTTTGGGAGATCCCAATGATGATGGTTTCTTAAAAATAATTGGGAACAAAACTAAAGCATTTGTGGCTTTTGAAACTAAAACTCACAAAGAAAAAACAGTAAAAATGCTTCTTGACCGAAGAAAGACCATGCCGGTTAATGCGATTCATGCCCGTGCAATAGTTTCAGAAGATTCTGAAATCGGCCATGGCATTTTGATTGGGCCGGGTGCAATTATCAATCAGGGCGTTAAACTTGGAAGTCACTCCGTAATACATTCAGGAGCCATAGTTGATGTAAAGGCAACTGTCGGCGAATATGTAGAGATTGGCCCTGGGGCTGTTATAAGTTCAGATGTTACTTTGGAAAATGGAGCCTTCGTTGGTGCCGGAGCCACAATAGTTTCAGGTATTAAAATAGGCAAAAACGCACGAGTTGGTGCTGGTTCTCTAGTGATTGAGGATGTGAAAGACAAGACCACAGTTTTTGGAAATCCCGCCAAAAGTATTGATTGA
- a CDS encoding DUF4296 domain-containing protein, giving the protein MNNIGIKIAFIWLLSFISCKTEDTKTIEKVKIAQIIGDLHWIEAKVSRFNFRNQDSTKVAFRELEKEIYKKHKTDSATFNKNYDLYSKNKSEMKEIYEAAEKYLEKKKIKKKNEKPGNYPHIQRD; this is encoded by the coding sequence ATGAACAATATTGGCATAAAAATAGCATTTATTTGGTTGTTAAGTTTTATTTCCTGTAAAACTGAGGATACAAAGACGATTGAAAAAGTCAAAATAGCTCAAATTATAGGTGATTTACATTGGATTGAGGCAAAAGTTAGCAGGTTTAATTTCCGAAATCAGGATTCAACCAAGGTAGCTTTCCGGGAATTGGAAAAAGAAATTTACAAAAAACACAAAACCGATTCTGCTACATTTAATAAAAACTATGATTTGTATTCAAAAAATAAATCAGAAATGAAAGAGATATATGAAGCTGCAGAAAAATACTTGGAGAAGAAAAAAATAAAAAAGAAAAATGAAAAACCTGGTAATTATCCCCACATACAACGAGATTGA
- a CDS encoding DUF58 domain-containing protein — protein sequence MREIINKLNKYEIKIRKAVNSHLNGNFSSIFKGTGLEFSDLRTYQYGDDVRAIDWITTAKGHGAYVKIFKEEKEQTVFFMLDVSGSQDIGKEGSLKIDTAKELCGVLTLSAIKEASQVGLYCFSDQKELYIKPESGMKQAYKIISGIFRLKPVSLKTHLADAISFTLNILKRKSVIILISDFLDQDYEHGIKALARKHDLVVLHIFDKREVSLPSLGIVPVYDKEAGKTQWINTYSGIFKREMKDLFEENRSKLEKLCKQNKANYLSVESGSDYVNSLISLFRYRK from the coding sequence GTGAGAGAGATAATAAATAAACTCAATAAATATGAAATAAAAATCAGGAAGGCTGTGAACTCCCACCTTAATGGTAATTTCAGTTCTATTTTTAAAGGAACAGGGCTTGAGTTTAGTGATTTGAGGACTTATCAATATGGTGATGATGTTAGAGCTATAGACTGGATAACTACTGCAAAAGGACATGGTGCCTATGTGAAAATATTTAAAGAGGAAAAAGAACAGACAGTATTTTTTATGCTTGATGTAAGTGGTTCTCAGGACATAGGAAAAGAAGGTTCCCTAAAAATTGATACAGCCAAAGAGCTTTGTGGTGTTCTAACCCTTTCGGCAATAAAAGAAGCAAGCCAGGTGGGTTTGTATTGCTTTTCTGACCAAAAAGAACTTTACATAAAACCGGAATCAGGAATGAAACAAGCCTATAAAATTATATCCGGGATATTCAGGCTGAAACCGGTTTCTTTAAAAACTCATTTGGCGGATGCAATTTCATTTACATTGAATATTTTGAAAAGAAAAAGTGTTATTATTTTGATTTCAGACTTTCTGGATCAGGATTATGAACATGGAATTAAAGCACTTGCACGAAAACACGACCTTGTGGTTTTGCATATTTTTGACAAAAGAGAAGTGAGCTTGCCAAGCTTGGGAATAGTACCAGTTTATGACAAAGAGGCCGGAAAGACACAGTGGATAAATACGTATTCGGGAATATTTAAACGCGAAATGAAAGATTTGTTTGAAGAAAACAGATCAAAACTAGAGAAACTTTGCAAGCAAAATAAAGCAAATTATCTTTCAGTCGAGTCTGGGTCTGACTATGTTAATAGTTTAATCTCTTTGTTTAGATACAGAAAATAA
- a CDS encoding zinc carboxypeptidase, giving the protein MRFLIVFSLLFFNFSSFGQTSLDYYLPKDVTYSAKIPTPKQYLGYEVGEQHASPYEVYGYFREVARLSDRIKIETYARSFENRELILATVSNPENLQNIEIIKKEHQKLSDPGQSGQLKLEKMPLVVWLGYSVHGNEASGVNSALLTIYYLAAAQGPKIEELLKSNVILVDPCINPDGGNRFATWVNHNKSKNLATDANNREFKETWPGGRSNHYWFDMNRDWLYQQLPESKGRMIKFYDWLPNILTDHHEMGSNSTFFFQPGIPERTHPLTPQKNIDLTSKIGQFHAAGLDSIGSYYYTKENYDDFYYGKGSTLPDANGSIGILFEQASSRGHLQQTTNGLLSFPFTIRNQFSATLSTLKAAQNMRAELLAYMKDFYTEKPTDDIKSYVFGGNGDKVAVYEMLNVLKRNKIEVFALSKNENINGQVFIADNSFVVPATQPRHRLVKSLFERRTTFADSAFYDISSWTLPLCMNVPFAESKIAIAQGKPIEIPDFSPGKVIGKSNYSYIFEWSGYYAPKVANYLINKGYKLKYATQPFEVMVGNDKKRFTYGTVQVICGGKDISDELNTLAIQNGIDFYGIESGLTVSGINLGSEKFRNVEKINPLMIVGEGVDYNDAGEVWHLLDQRMDIVLNMADLSQVNKLDLAKYTHLIINQGRYNELSEEKIKSYLAQGGTVITLGDGAGWISQKKLASINLKLEASADSKSKKPFDQKSNIEGALVTSGAIVETQIDISHPMGYGYTQKTLPIFKVNNVVFEDTGNPYNTPLIFSSKPLISGYIHVKNQERIKNSPAVIVQNVGGGKVVCISDNPNFRAFWYGTNKLFLNALFFSNGMAGGRFEED; this is encoded by the coding sequence ATGCGATTTCTCATTGTTTTTTCATTGTTATTTTTCAATTTTAGTTCTTTCGGTCAAACTAGCCTTGATTACTATCTTCCCAAAGACGTAACTTATTCTGCCAAAATACCTACCCCGAAACAATATTTGGGTTATGAAGTCGGTGAACAACATGCCTCTCCCTATGAAGTGTATGGTTATTTTCGTGAAGTTGCCAGACTTTCTGACCGTATAAAAATTGAGACTTATGCACGTAGTTTTGAAAACAGGGAATTGATTTTAGCCACAGTTAGCAATCCCGAAAACCTCCAGAATATTGAAATCATCAAAAAAGAGCATCAAAAACTTTCAGATCCGGGGCAGTCAGGTCAATTGAAATTGGAAAAAATGCCCTTGGTGGTTTGGTTGGGGTATTCTGTTCACGGCAATGAAGCCAGTGGTGTCAATTCTGCTTTGTTGACCATTTATTATCTGGCTGCTGCTCAAGGTCCAAAAATTGAGGAACTTTTAAAAAGTAATGTGATTTTGGTGGACCCTTGCATTAATCCCGATGGCGGGAACAGGTTTGCAACATGGGTAAATCATAACAAAAGCAAAAACCTGGCAACAGACGCCAACAACCGCGAATTTAAAGAAACATGGCCCGGTGGGCGTTCAAATCACTATTGGTTTGACATGAACCGGGACTGGTTGTATCAGCAACTCCCGGAAAGCAAGGGAAGAATGATTAAATTTTATGATTGGTTGCCCAATATCCTTACTGACCACCATGAAATGGGAAGCAATTCCACATTTTTCTTTCAACCTGGTATTCCAGAGAGAACTCACCCCCTCACTCCTCAGAAAAACATAGATTTGACATCAAAAATCGGGCAATTTCATGCAGCCGGACTAGACAGTATAGGTTCATACTATTACACCAAAGAAAACTATGATGATTTTTATTATGGCAAAGGCTCTACTTTGCCCGATGCCAACGGTTCAATAGGCATTTTGTTTGAGCAGGCTTCGTCACGTGGGCATTTGCAGCAAACTACCAATGGCTTGCTGAGCTTTCCGTTTACAATTCGAAATCAGTTTTCAGCCACGCTTTCAACACTAAAAGCGGCACAAAATATGAGGGCAGAGTTGCTCGCTTATATGAAAGATTTTTATACCGAAAAACCAACGGATGACATTAAATCATATGTGTTTGGGGGAAATGGCGATAAAGTGGCTGTTTATGAGATGTTGAATGTTTTGAAAAGAAATAAAATTGAAGTTTTTGCATTATCAAAAAATGAAAACATTAACGGGCAGGTCTTTATTGCTGACAATTCTTTTGTTGTTCCCGCCACTCAACCTCGTCACCGGCTCGTAAAGTCGCTTTTTGAGAGAAGAACTACTTTTGCCGACAGTGCTTTTTATGATATTTCATCCTGGACATTACCCCTTTGTATGAATGTGCCTTTTGCCGAATCCAAAATTGCTATTGCTCAGGGAAAACCCATAGAAATACCGGATTTTTCTCCGGGAAAAGTTATCGGAAAAAGTAACTATTCTTATATTTTTGAATGGTCGGGTTATTATGCTCCCAAAGTTGCCAATTATTTGATAAACAAGGGGTATAAGTTAAAATATGCCACTCAGCCTTTCGAAGTAATGGTTGGAAATGATAAGAAAAGATTTACCTATGGTACTGTTCAGGTTATTTGTGGGGGGAAAGATATTTCAGATGAATTGAATACTCTTGCAATACAAAATGGTATTGATTTTTATGGCATCGAAAGCGGCCTGACAGTATCGGGAATCAATCTTGGAAGTGAAAAATTCAGAAATGTTGAAAAAATTAATCCTCTAATGATAGTAGGAGAAGGTGTTGATTACAACGATGCCGGCGAAGTTTGGCATTTGCTTGACCAGAGAATGGATATAGTATTGAACATGGCTGATTTAAGCCAGGTCAACAAATTGGATTTAGCCAAATACACTCACCTGATCATCAATCAGGGCAGATACAATGAGTTAAGTGAGGAAAAAATAAAAAGCTATTTGGCTCAAGGGGGTACTGTGATTACTCTTGGCGACGGAGCCGGATGGATTTCTCAGAAAAAACTGGCTTCCATAAATCTTAAACTGGAAGCTTCTGCTGACAGTAAATCAAAAAAACCATTTGATCAAAAATCGAATATCGAAGGTGCTTTGGTTACCAGTGGAGCAATAGTTGAGACTCAAATTGACATCTCTCATCCAATGGGTTATGGTTATACCCAGAAAACCCTGCCGATTTTTAAAGTCAACAATGTGGTGTTTGAAGATACGGGTAACCCATATAATACCCCATTGATTTTTAGTTCAAAACCTCTTATTTCAGGTTATATTCATGTTAAAAATCAGGAAAGAATTAAGAACTCTCCGGCTGTAATTGTTCAAAATGTTGGAGGAGGTAAAGTAGTTTGCATTTCAGATAACCCCAATTTCAGGGCTTTTTGGTATGGTACCAACAAGCTATTTCTTAATGCCCTATTCTTTAGCAATGGTATGGCTGGTGGAAGATTCGAAGAGGATTGA